Proteins encoded in a region of the Spiroplasma endosymbiont of Amphimallon solstitiale genome:
- a CDS encoding UPF0236 family transposase-like protein: MNFLENELNYDELDNQIINNGLNYFTNLLKAYDDFWHQNIYDKSKHKYVKTAPRSPNTQYGKINNFYRRGYLILETNKYYYPLDDYIKLKKRKRTLTSLEHTIIKNSGNGKRQSDVQDILKNSNFSKTYMTNVMKNAVINVQEIKEKKVVLPNEKLFINMDDCFISSLFNNKKQKNRIRTISANKGKDLEKSFNFVEK; the protein is encoded by the coding sequence ATGAATTTTCTAGAAAATGAACTTAATTATGATGAACTTGATAATCAAATTATTAATAATGGTTTAAATTATTTCACAAATCTATTAAAAGCATATGATGATTTTTGACATCAAAATATATATGATAAAAGTAAACATAAATATGTTAAAACTGCTCCAAGAAGTCCAAATACTCAATATGGTAAAATAAATAATTTTTATCGTAGAGGTTATTTAATATTAGAAACTAATAAATATTATTATCCTTTAGATGATTATATAAAACTTAAAAAAAGAAAAAGAACACTTACTAGTTTAGAACATACAATAATAAAAAATTCAGGTAATGGTAAAAGACAATCTGATGTTCAAGATATATTAAAAAATAGTAATTTTTCTAAAACATATATGACTAATGTAATGAAAAATGCAGTAATAAATGTTCAAGAAATAAAAGAAAAGAAAGTAGTATTACCAAATGAAAAATTATTTATAAATATGGATGATTGTTTTATATCTTCATTATTTAATAATAAAAAACAAAAAAATCGTATTCGTACAATTAGTGCAAATAAAGGTAAAGATTTAGAAAAATCCTTTAATTTTGTAGAAAAGTAA
- a CDS encoding IS256 family transposase: MAKKQNINNNDPISKAVDLLLENTEDLTTVFKEGGLYKELTKRLVEKMLNSEMQNYLGYEKNQHSNTENARNGTSSKKLITQQGKIEIDVPRDRNSDFTPVIVAKRQRRFDGFDQQVLSLYAKGMTLSDIRMQLQELYHGADISESVISQITDDVIDDVKTWQNRPLESVYPIVYFDCIVVKVRQDKRIINKSVYIALGVDLEGKKDVLGLWISENEGAKFWLANFTEMKNRGLNDILIACSDNLTGMSEAIQAVYPKTEHQLCIVHQIRNSLKYVSYKHRKTLVTDLKPIYSACSEEQAMQALESFESKWNKQYPQIAKSWYKNWENLMIFISYPAEIKRVIYTTNAIESVNSQLRKVIRNKKAFPNDMSVFKIFYLAIENITKKWTLPIQNWNTAIAHFMIKFEDRINLN; the protein is encoded by the coding sequence ATGGCTAAAAAACAAAATATTAATAATAATGATCCAATATCAAAAGCAGTAGATTTATTATTAGAAAATACTGAAGATTTAACAACAGTTTTTAAAGAAGGGGGTTTATATAAAGAATTAACAAAACGTTTAGTTGAAAAAATGTTGAATTCTGAAATGCAAAATTATTTAGGATATGAAAAAAATCAACATAGTAATACTGAAAATGCTCGTAATGGTACAAGTTCAAAAAAATTAATAACTCAACAAGGTAAAATTGAGATTGATGTACCAAGAGATCGCAATAGTGATTTTACTCCTGTAATAGTTGCAAAAAGACAGCGAAGATTTGATGGTTTTGATCAACAAGTGCTTTCACTATATGCAAAAGGTATGACTCTATCTGACATTAGAATGCAGTTACAAGAGTTATATCATGGTGCTGATATTAGTGAAAGTGTTATTAGTCAAATTACTGATGATGTTATTGATGATGTCAAAACATGACAAAATCGACCATTAGAAAGCGTTTATCCGATTGTTTATTTTGATTGTATAGTAGTTAAAGTTCGACAAGATAAACGGATTATTAATAAATCAGTTTATATAGCATTAGGAGTTGATTTAGAAGGTAAAAAAGATGTTTTAGGCTTATGAATTAGTGAAAATGAAGGTGCTAAATTTTGATTAGCTAATTTCACAGAAATGAAAAATCGAGGCTTAAATGATATTTTGATTGCTTGTAGTGATAATTTAACAGGCATGTCAGAAGCAATACAAGCAGTTTATCCTAAAACAGAACATCAATTATGCATTGTTCATCAAATTCGAAATAGTTTAAAATATGTTTCATACAAACATCGAAAAACTCTAGTTACAGATTTAAAACCAATTTATAGTGCATGTAGTGAAGAACAAGCAATGCAAGCTTTAGAATCATTTGAAAGTAAATGAAATAAACAATATCCCCAAATTGCTAAATCTTGATATAAAAATTGAGAAAATTTGATGATTTTTATTAGTTATCCTGCAGAAATCAAAAGAGTAATTTATACAACAAATGCTATTGAATCTGTTAATAGTCAATTACGAAAAGTTATTAGAAACAAAAAAGCTTTTCCTAATGATATGTCAGTTTTTAAAATATTTTATTTAGCAATTGAAAATATAACAAAAAAATGAACATTGCCTATTCAAAATTGAAATACAGCAATTGCTCATTTTATGATAAAATTTGAAGACAGAATTAATCTGAACTAG